From a region of the Streptomyces sp. B21-083 genome:
- a CDS encoding APC family permease, with product MTDPQRYGAAPPASAASPGQPALRRSLGMLDSVAIAASSTAATTTIGIGLGVTAGVVGLHLPAIMLLAFLPILGIAGAFSRLNKVEPNAGNGYVWVGRSLSPWLGFMVGWVNIVAAVVFLAYTTAVTGSAVLQLAGDAGVHRVAGLTLDPGSTAQTTGVGIVVLVAVTLTAVSGVRTAARLQGGLLIFEYVVLLGFCGYGIVAGPHPFSLSWFDPFQIPSASALAQGMLLSVFCYWGFEAAFSVNEEVRDPRQASRAGITTLVTMLGLFLLGSIAFQRVLSEGELAGHGAQGLAFFGNRLADQPLAALPLVALMFSAVASLQAGVIPTARAMFAMSRDRTLGPAWAKVSPRYGTPAAGTLMIGVLAAAVAGLALVIPRLADMILAAVNAIGMVVALSYALTALAAAVRFRGLLRENWRDGIRAVVLPALSAATLLGLGGYLGWTFYTSADHLELSPDNGWFLLLVPSLMVTSGFLAAAWAKWGRRSPYFDTGRGTDADAPQLLAVQQRSAL from the coding sequence ATGACCGATCCCCAACGTTACGGAGCCGCCCCGCCCGCATCCGCCGCGTCGCCCGGGCAGCCCGCGCTGCGCAGGTCCCTCGGCATGCTGGACAGCGTGGCCATCGCCGCGTCCAGCACGGCGGCGACCACCACCATCGGCATCGGTCTCGGGGTGACCGCCGGGGTGGTCGGACTGCATCTGCCGGCCATCATGCTGCTGGCTTTCCTGCCGATCCTGGGCATCGCGGGCGCCTTCTCCCGGCTGAACAAGGTGGAGCCCAACGCGGGCAACGGCTATGTGTGGGTGGGGCGTTCACTCAGCCCCTGGCTCGGCTTCATGGTCGGCTGGGTGAACATCGTGGCGGCGGTGGTGTTCCTCGCGTACACCACGGCGGTCACCGGCTCGGCGGTGCTCCAGTTGGCGGGCGACGCGGGTGTGCACCGGGTGGCCGGGCTGACCCTGGACCCGGGGTCGACCGCGCAGACGACCGGCGTGGGCATCGTGGTCCTGGTCGCCGTCACCCTCACCGCGGTCTCCGGCGTCAGAACGGCCGCACGGCTCCAGGGCGGACTGCTGATCTTCGAGTACGTCGTGCTGCTGGGCTTCTGCGGCTACGGCATCGTCGCCGGTCCGCACCCCTTCAGCCTGAGCTGGTTCGACCCCTTCCAGATCCCCTCGGCGTCGGCGCTCGCGCAGGGCATGCTGCTGTCGGTGTTCTGCTACTGGGGCTTCGAGGCGGCGTTCAGTGTGAACGAGGAGGTGCGGGACCCGAGGCAGGCGTCGCGGGCCGGGATCACCACCCTGGTGACCATGCTCGGACTGTTCCTGCTCGGCTCGATCGCCTTCCAACGGGTGCTGTCGGAGGGCGAGTTGGCGGGCCACGGCGCCCAGGGTCTGGCGTTCTTCGGCAACCGGCTCGCCGACCAGCCGCTGGCCGCGCTGCCGCTCGTCGCGCTGATGTTCTCGGCGGTGGCCTCGTTGCAGGCCGGGGTGATCCCGACGGCCCGCGCGATGTTCGCGATGAGCCGCGACCGGACGCTCGGCCCGGCCTGGGCCAAGGTCAGCCCCCGGTACGGCACCCCGGCGGCCGGCACGCTGATGATCGGCGTACTGGCGGCGGCGGTCGCGGGGCTCGCCCTGGTGATCCCGCGCCTCGCCGACATGATCCTGGCGGCGGTCAACGCGATCGGCATGGTCGTCGCCCTGTCGTACGCGCTCACCGCACTCGCCGCCGCCGTGCGCTTCCGGGGTCTGCTGCGCGAGAACTGGCGGGACGGCATACGCGCGGTGGTGCTGCCCGCGTTGAGCGCGGCCACACTGCTGGGGCTCGGCGGCTATCTCGGCTGGACCTTCTACACCTCCGCCGACCATCTCGAACTCAGCCCGGACAACGGCTGGTTCCTGCTTCTCGTACCTTCGCTGATGGTCACGTCCGGTTTCCTGGCCGCCGCGTGGGCGAAGTGGGGCCGCAGGAGCCCGTACTTCGACACCGGCCGGGGCACCGACGCCGACGCGCCCCAACTGCTGGCCGTACAACAGCGGTCGGCGCTGTGA
- a CDS encoding VOC family protein — translation MTLVTAGVVVLDCAEPEKLAAFYKELLAAEETEATANRIEILGAEGTRMAFRRDVNATPPSWPRPENSLQVHLDFRVEDLDEVERKVIGLGGRPLDTKDAGGPYEERGYSDPAGHSFTLFKVVPTAPKQH, via the coding sequence ATGACCTTGGTGACAGCGGGCGTCGTGGTGCTGGACTGCGCCGAGCCGGAGAAACTCGCCGCCTTCTACAAGGAACTCCTCGCGGCCGAGGAGACGGAGGCGACCGCCAACCGCATCGAGATCCTCGGCGCCGAGGGGACCCGGATGGCGTTCCGCCGTGACGTCAACGCCACCCCGCCGAGCTGGCCGCGCCCAGAGAACTCCCTTCAGGTCCATCTCGACTTCCGGGTCGAGGACCTCGACGAGGTGGAACGCAAGGTGATCGGGCTCGGCGGACGCCCGCTGGACACGAAGGACGCCGGCGGCCCGTACGAGGAGCGCGGGTACTCCGACCCGGCCGGTCACTCCTTCACCCTCTTCAAGGTCGTACCGACGGCCCCCAAGCAGCATTGA
- a CDS encoding TetR/AcrR family transcriptional regulator, producing MSERVVPPAARRRRRPTKHGVVLSEELIVETAMRLLGEHGAEALSVRRLGRALGADPSALYRYFRDTDELMLAIADELIGRTLRTWRPSGDWLADLRDLGLRMHAGALAQPQAAVLSSYRVTGRVYEIQAVETVLGVLRGAGFPDAEAVRIYHAFVDQSLAFGALDSANVALPRAAREAETAVWRATYARLPADTHPHINATARHLVTEMRHSSYPAALDLFLTAAATRLAHLTAPDGPRPV from the coding sequence GTGAGCGAACGTGTCGTCCCGCCCGCCGCCCGGCGTCGCAGGCGCCCCACCAAGCACGGCGTCGTCCTCTCCGAGGAACTGATCGTCGAGACGGCGATGCGGCTGCTCGGGGAACACGGCGCCGAAGCCCTCTCCGTGCGCCGCCTCGGCCGCGCCCTCGGCGCCGACCCGAGCGCCCTGTACCGCTACTTCCGGGACACCGACGAGCTGATGCTCGCCATCGCCGACGAGCTGATCGGCCGTACGCTGCGCACCTGGCGGCCCAGCGGCGACTGGCTCGCCGACCTGCGTGACCTCGGCCTGCGGATGCACGCCGGAGCACTCGCGCAGCCGCAGGCGGCCGTGCTCAGCTCCTACCGGGTGACCGGACGGGTGTACGAGATCCAGGCCGTGGAGACCGTCCTCGGTGTGCTGCGCGGCGCCGGGTTCCCGGACGCCGAGGCGGTACGGATCTACCACGCCTTCGTCGACCAGTCGCTCGCCTTCGGAGCCCTCGACTCGGCGAACGTGGCCCTGCCCAGGGCCGCCCGTGAGGCGGAGACGGCCGTGTGGCGGGCGACCTACGCCCGGCTGCCCGCCGACACCCACCCGCACATCAACGCGACCGCCCGCCACCTCGTGACGGAGATGCGCCACAGCTCCTACCCGGCGGCACTCGACCTCTTCCTGACGGCCGCGGCGACCCGGCTAGCGCACCTCACCGCGCCAGACGGCCCACGGCCTGTGTGA